In Blautia sp. SC05B48, a single genomic region encodes these proteins:
- a CDS encoding glucose-6-phosphate isomerase — MATWKNLDTLASYSTLNGLKDHVNIAEAMSGEQGAERVKKYSVPMAAGLAYNYAAKEVDETVLDALSKLADEAELIEKFQELYNGAVINTGEKRMVLHHLARTQLGDSVVVDGVDKREFYVAQQKKAADFANKVHAGEITNEAGEKFTTVVQIGIGGSDLGPRALYIALENWAKANNTFKMEAKFISNVDPDDAAAVLASVDLAHSLFIVVSKSGTTLETLTNEAFVKDALTKAGLNPSRHMLAVTSETSPLAKSDEYLTAIFMDDYIGGRYSSVSGVGGAILSLAFGPEVFADILDGAAEEDKLATNKNILENPDMLDALIGVYERNVQGYPSTAVLPYSQALSRFPAHLQQCDMESNGKSVNRFGEPVDYVTGPVIFGEPGTNGQHSFYQLLHQGTNIVPLQFIGFKKSQLGVDVDIENSTSQQKLCANVAAQIVAFACGKEDENLNKNFKGGRPSSIIVGEELTPKSLGALLAHFENKIMFQGFVWNLNSFDQEGVQLGKVLAKRVLAHDTDGALKVYSDLLDI, encoded by the coding sequence ATGGCAACATGGAAAAATCTGGACACTCTTGCTTCTTACAGCACACTTAACGGTCTGAAAGATCACGTGAACATTGCAGAGGCAATGTCCGGCGAGCAGGGTGCAGAACGTGTAAAGAAGTACAGCGTACCGATGGCAGCAGGTCTGGCTTACAATTACGCAGCTAAGGAAGTGGACGAGACCGTTCTTGACGCACTTTCCAAACTGGCTGATGAGGCAGAACTGATCGAGAAATTCCAGGAATTATACAACGGCGCAGTGATCAACACCGGCGAGAAACGTATGGTCCTTCATCATCTTGCACGTACACAGCTTGGCGATTCTGTTGTTGTTGACGGTGTGGACAAGCGAGAATTCTATGTAGCTCAGCAGAAGAAAGCTGCAGATTTTGCAAACAAAGTACATGCAGGCGAGATCACAAATGAAGCCGGTGAGAAATTCACTACTGTTGTACAGATTGGTATCGGCGGAAGTGACCTGGGACCGCGTGCATTATATATCGCACTTGAGAACTGGGCAAAGGCAAACAACACCTTCAAGATGGAAGCAAAATTCATCAGCAACGTTGACCCTGATGATGCAGCTGCTGTTCTTGCATCTGTAGATCTTGCTCACTCTCTTTTCATCGTTGTATCCAAATCCGGTACAACACTTGAAACTCTGACAAATGAGGCATTCGTAAAAGACGCCCTTACAAAAGCGGGCCTGAACCCGTCCAGACATATGCTTGCTGTAACCAGTGAGACTTCTCCTCTTGCAAAGAGTGATGAGTACCTTACCGCTATTTTCATGGACGACTATATCGGCGGACGTTACTCTTCCGTTTCCGGCGTAGGCGGAGCGATCCTTTCCCTTGCATTTGGACCGGAAGTATTCGCAGACATCCTTGACGGAGCTGCCGAAGAGGATAAGCTTGCAACAAATAAGAACATTCTTGAGAACCCGGATATGCTGGATGCCCTGATCGGCGTTTATGAGAGAAATGTACAGGGATATCCTTCTACTGCAGTTTTACCATACTCACAGGCATTAAGCCGCTTCCCTGCTCATCTTCAGCAGTGTGATATGGAGTCTAACGGTAAATCCGTAAACCGCTTTGGTGAGCCGGTGGATTATGTGACCGGACCGGTGATCTTCGGTGAGCCAGGAACAAACGGACAGCACTCCTTCTACCAGCTTCTGCATCAGGGAACCAATATCGTTCCGCTTCAGTTCATCGGCTTTAAGAAGAGCCAGCTTGGTGTTGATGTTGATATCGAGAACAGCACAAGCCAGCAGAAGCTCTGTGCAAACGTTGCAGCACAGATCGTTGCTTTTGCATGCGGAAAAGAAGACGAGAACCTGAACAAAAACTTCAAGGGCGGACGTCCTTCCAGTATCATTGTCGGCGAGGAACTTACACCGAAGTCTCTGGGTGCGCTTCTTGCACACTTTGAGAACAAGATCATGTTCCAGGGCTTTGTATGGAACCTGAACAGCTTTGACCAGGAGGGTGTACAGCTTGGTAAGGTTCTTGCAAAACGTGTTCTCGCTCATGATACAGACGGAGCACTGAAAGTTTACAGTGATCTTCTTGACATCTGA
- a CDS encoding Cof-type HAD-IIB family hydrolase: protein MQQIKMIGLDLDGTLLNTKKELTENTRRVLREAIDAGILVLMATGRPYTGIPAELRNFPGIHYALTSNGARVLDTDHNKLLIEQLLPMESAKKALRIFEKYDTLSEIYFDGQGYADAAKLDNVGKYHHDPNMWNYVRTTRIAVPDIRDVITKENRSMDKVQALFADMEERAAAWKELSELKELELVGSLSYNIEINAAGVNKGTALVALGEMLGIPRESIMACGDGDNDVHLLQEVGFGVAMANAQPQVKEAADYITASNDEDGVARAIEKYALHR from the coding sequence ATGCAGCAGATAAAAATGATCGGTCTTGATCTGGACGGAACTCTTCTGAATACAAAAAAAGAACTCACAGAAAATACCAGACGTGTTCTCAGGGAAGCTATTGATGCAGGTATCCTTGTTCTGATGGCTACCGGCCGGCCATATACCGGCATTCCCGCGGAACTGAGAAATTTTCCGGGAATTCACTACGCTCTCACCTCCAACGGAGCCAGAGTCCTTGATACAGACCATAATAAACTTCTTATCGAGCAGCTTCTTCCTATGGAAAGTGCAAAAAAAGCTCTCCGTATCTTTGAAAAATATGATACTTTAAGTGAGATCTATTTTGACGGCCAGGGATATGCAGATGCTGCCAAGCTTGATAATGTAGGAAAATACCATCACGACCCCAATATGTGGAATTATGTCCGTACTACCCGTATCGCAGTTCCGGACATCCGGGATGTCATTACAAAAGAAAACAGAAGCATGGATAAAGTCCAGGCGCTTTTTGCAGACATGGAGGAACGTGCCGCTGCCTGGAAGGAATTAAGTGAACTTAAGGAGCTGGAGCTTGTAGGCTCCTTAAGCTACAATATTGAGATCAACGCCGCCGGCGTCAACAAAGGAACCGCTCTTGTTGCTCTTGGCGAAATGCTGGGAATCCCAAGGGAATCCATTATGGCATGCGGAGACGGTGACAACGATGTCCATCTTCTGCAGGAAGTCGGTTTTGGCGTAGCCATGGCCAATGCACAGCCCCAGGTAAAAGAAGCAGCCGATTATATTACTGCTTCCAATGACGAAGACGGCGTAGCACGCGCCATTGAAAAATATGCGCTGCACCGATGA
- a CDS encoding Ig-like domain-containing protein — protein sequence MKYSSSNPKIARVDSKGKITAVKKGTAVITAKANTKKFNCKVTVKAAQKPKPTPTPVPKPSLSATTLNMNKGDVRQLQVGISPGMIFLPGSNSRQETMNIDRI from the coding sequence GTGAAATACTCTTCTTCCAATCCTAAGATCGCACGTGTGGATTCCAAAGGAAAGATCACCGCAGTGAAAAAAGGAACAGCAGTGATCACAGCGAAGGCAAATACGAAGAAATTTAACTGTAAGGTTACAGTAAAAGCAGCGCAGAAGCCGAAGCCGACACCTACACCGGTGCCGAAACCATCTTTAAGTGCCACCACCTTAAATATGAATAAAGGTGATGTGAGGCAGCTTCAGGTTGGGATCAGTCCTGGCATGATCTTCTTACCAGGATCAAACAGCCGGCAGGAAACTATGAATATTGATCGAATATGA
- a CDS encoding competence/damage-inducible protein A, which produces MITELISVGTEILLGNIVNTNSAYLSEKCALLGLSVYYQDVVGDNEGRMRDVIRTALDRSDVVILTGGLGPTEDDITKEVTADLMGMPLKEDSHSRKLIDKYLKEYEKNNPQRRITKNNYKQAMVPEGAIVLDNHNGTAPGLILEKKGKTAILLPGPPNELKPMFEEYVVPYLQKNQPEIIISQMVKISGIGESQVAEEIQDLIESQTNPTIAPYAKTGEVHLRVTASAENEKVCRKLIKPVVKELKKRFGKNVFATDESKTLEEAVIDLLKEKDLKLSLAESLTGGMIAQRIVNVSGASEVFGYGFVTYSNKAKHKCLGVKKRTLKEQGAVSAKCAREMAKGACKASGADISISVTGLAGPGGGTKETPVGTVFMGCCYKGKAIAKEFHFTGNRTRIREQTTAHALAMLRDCIIMSR; this is translated from the coding sequence ATGATCACAGAACTGATATCCGTAGGAACCGAGATCCTTCTTGGAAATATCGTAAATACCAACAGTGCCTATCTTTCTGAAAAATGCGCCCTGCTTGGGTTAAGTGTTTACTATCAGGATGTAGTAGGTGATAATGAAGGCCGTATGCGTGACGTGATCCGTACCGCACTGGACCGTTCTGATGTTGTGATCCTCACCGGAGGCCTTGGACCAACAGAGGATGATATCACCAAGGAAGTAACTGCGGATCTGATGGGAATGCCGCTTAAGGAAGATTCCCACTCAAGGAAACTGATCGATAAATATCTGAAGGAATATGAGAAAAACAATCCTCAGAGACGTATCACGAAGAACAACTATAAACAGGCCATGGTCCCTGAGGGAGCCATTGTTCTTGACAATCATAACGGAACTGCTCCGGGACTGATCCTTGAGAAAAAAGGAAAAACCGCAATCCTTCTTCCGGGCCCTCCCAATGAACTGAAGCCCATGTTCGAGGAGTACGTTGTCCCGTATCTGCAGAAAAACCAGCCGGAGATCATTATATCCCAGATGGTGAAGATCAGCGGGATCGGTGAGAGTCAGGTAGCAGAGGAGATCCAGGATCTGATCGAAAGTCAGACTAATCCTACCATTGCACCTTATGCCAAAACCGGTGAAGTGCATCTTCGTGTGACAGCAAGCGCAGAGAATGAAAAGGTCTGCAGAAAGCTGATCAAACCGGTTGTCAAGGAGCTGAAGAAGCGTTTTGGAAAGAATGTTTTTGCCACAGATGAGAGTAAGACACTTGAGGAAGCAGTGATCGATCTTCTGAAAGAAAAAGATTTGAAGCTATCCCTGGCGGAATCGCTCACCGGCGGTATGATCGCCCAGCGCATTGTCAATGTATCCGGTGCGTCGGAGGTGTTTGGCTATGGCTTTGTGACTTACAGTAACAAGGCCAAGCATAAATGTCTGGGAGTGAAGAAGCGTACTCTGAAGGAGCAGGGGGCAGTTTCCGCCAAATGTGCCAGAGAAATGGCAAAGGGTGCCTGCAAAGCATCCGGAGCAGATATCAGTATTTCCGTGACGGGTCTGGCAGGACCGGGAGGCGGAACAAAGGAAACTCCGGTTGGTACTGTATTTATGGGCTGCTGCTATAAGGGCAAGGCCATTGCCAAAGAATTCCATTTCACAGGAAACCGCACGCGGATCCGCGAGCAGACTACAGCGCATGCGCTGGCGATGTTACGTGACTGTATCATTATGAGCAGATAG
- the pgsA gene encoding CDP-diacylglycerol--glycerol-3-phosphate 3-phosphatidyltransferase, which produces MNTPNKLTVARMILVPFLVVFLLTGWGGEANRWICLAIFVAASVTDWFDGHLARKYNLITNFGKFMDPLADKLLVCSAMICMIEVDKLPAWVVIIIIGREFIISGFRLIAAENGIVIAANYWGKFKTVSQMIMIILLMLDFGGVFAVLTQIFIWLSVALTIISLLTYIMQNRKVLSMQE; this is translated from the coding sequence ATGAATACACCGAATAAACTTACAGTTGCAAGAATGATACTTGTACCATTTCTTGTAGTTTTCTTACTGACAGGATGGGGAGGAGAAGCAAACCGCTGGATCTGTCTAGCGATTTTTGTCGCAGCAAGTGTGACAGATTGGTTTGACGGTCATCTTGCCAGAAAATATAACCTGATAACCAATTTTGGAAAATTTATGGACCCGCTGGCTGACAAGCTTCTGGTATGCTCTGCCATGATCTGTATGATCGAGGTTGACAAGCTTCCGGCATGGGTTGTGATCATTATCATCGGACGGGAATTTATCATCAGTGGTTTCCGTCTGATCGCAGCTGAGAACGGAATTGTCATTGCCGCAAACTACTGGGGAAAATTTAAAACCGTTTCCCAGATGATCATGATCATACTTCTGATGCTGGATTTCGGAGGTGTTTTTGCAGTGCTGACACAGATATTTATCTGGCTGTCTGTTGCACTGACCATTATCTCCCTGCTGACTTATATCATGCAGAACAGAAAGGTCCTTTCCATGCAGGAGTAG
- the rimO gene encoding 30S ribosomal protein S12 methylthiotransferase RimO — translation MKILFISLGCDKNLADSEEMLGLLTAGGHEITDDETQADAIVINTCCFIKDAKEESVETILEMAEYKKTGSCHALIVTGCMAQRYQKEIIEEVPEVDAVLGTTSYGDIVKALEEAVAGNHFEEFRDIDYLPDTGSKRVLTTGGHFGYLKIAEGCDKHCTYCIIPKLRGKFRSVPMERLIAQAEDMAEQGVKELILVAQETTVYGRDLYGKKSLHILLKKLCEIRGIRWIRILYCYPEEIYDELIETIRDEKKICHYLDIPIQHASDRILKRMGRRTSKQELIDIVGKLRREIPDIVLRTTLITGFPGETEEDHEELKEFVDEMEFDRLGVFTYSPEENTPAAEMADQVPEEVKEERRDELMELQQEISYDRGQDRIGQELLVMIEGKVADESAYIGRTYGDAPKVDGYIFVQTGELLMTGDFAKVRVTGALEYDLIGVLSDEYTE, via the coding sequence ATGAAAATATTATTCATCTCTCTTGGCTGTGACAAGAACCTGGCGGATTCCGAAGAAATGCTGGGACTTCTTACAGCCGGAGGTCATGAGATCACAGACGATGAAACGCAGGCAGATGCAATCGTGATCAATACCTGCTGTTTCATCAAGGATGCCAAGGAAGAGAGTGTGGAAACCATTCTTGAAATGGCAGAGTACAAAAAAACAGGAAGCTGCCATGCACTGATCGTTACCGGCTGTATGGCACAGCGATACCAGAAAGAGATCATTGAGGAGGTTCCGGAGGTCGATGCTGTTCTTGGAACTACATCCTACGGCGACATCGTAAAGGCTCTGGAAGAAGCAGTAGCCGGAAATCATTTCGAAGAATTCCGTGATATTGACTATCTTCCGGACACAGGAAGCAAACGTGTCCTTACTACTGGCGGACATTTCGGTTATCTGAAGATCGCAGAAGGCTGTGATAAGCACTGCACCTACTGTATCATCCCGAAACTCAGAGGTAAATTTCGAAGCGTTCCGATGGAGCGCCTCATTGCCCAGGCAGAGGATATGGCTGAACAGGGAGTGAAAGAACTGATCCTGGTAGCACAGGAGACCACCGTTTACGGAAGAGATCTTTATGGCAAAAAATCTCTTCACATTCTTTTAAAGAAGCTCTGTGAGATCAGAGGTATCCGTTGGATCCGCATCCTTTACTGTTATCCGGAGGAGATTTACGATGAACTGATCGAAACCATTCGTGATGAGAAGAAGATCTGTCATTATCTGGATATTCCGATCCAGCACGCATCGGACCGTATTCTTAAGAGAATGGGCCGCCGTACTTCCAAACAGGAACTGATCGATATTGTCGGAAAGCTCCGCAGGGAGATTCCGGATATCGTGCTGCGTACAACTCTGATCACCGGATTTCCGGGTGAGACGGAGGAAGACCATGAAGAACTGAAGGAATTCGTAGATGAGATGGAATTTGATCGCCTTGGTGTCTTCACTTACTCTCCGGAGGAGAATACCCCGGCAGCAGAGATGGCAGACCAGGTTCCGGAAGAAGTGAAGGAAGAACGCAGAGACGAGCTGATGGAACTTCAGCAGGAAATCTCTTACGACAGAGGTCAGGATCGTATCGGACAGGAACTTCTTGTTATGATCGAGGGAAAAGTTGCAGATGAAAGTGCCTATATCGGACGTACCTATGGGGATGCACCGAAGGTTGACGGATATATTTTCGTTCAGACAGGCGAACTGCTTATGACAGGTGATTTTGCAAAGGTACGTGTGACAGGTGCGCTTGAGTATGATTTGATAGGAGTGCTGAGCGATGAATACACCGAATAA
- the gmk gene encoding guanylate kinase: protein MSKGILVVVSGFSGSGKGTVMKRLMEKYDNYALSVSVTTRNPRPGEKDGEAYFFRTKEEFEQLIREDGLIEYAQYVENYYGTPRKYVEEQLSAGKDVILEIEIQGAMKIREKFPDTLLVFVCPPSMEELKNRLVGRGTETLDVINGRLRRAVEESRGMDKYDYLLINDDLEECVDTLHETIRCERMRTSRNHDFVSRIQKEAEAFL from the coding sequence ATGAGTAAGGGAATTTTAGTTGTTGTTTCGGGCTTTTCCGGTTCCGGAAAAGGTACTGTCATGAAACGTCTGATGGAAAAATATGACAATTATGCATTATCTGTTTCTGTTACTACCAGAAATCCAAGACCGGGCGAGAAGGACGGAGAGGCTTATTTCTTCCGCACAAAAGAAGAATTTGAACAGCTGATCCGGGAAGACGGACTGATCGAGTATGCACAGTATGTGGAGAATTATTATGGCACACCCCGCAAATATGTAGAGGAGCAGCTTTCCGCAGGGAAAGATGTGATTCTTGAGATCGAGATCCAGGGTGCCATGAAGATCCGTGAGAAGTTTCCGGATACACTGCTGGTATTTGTATGTCCGCCGTCTATGGAGGAGCTTAAGAACCGTCTGGTAGGTCGCGGAACAGAGACTCTGGATGTGATCAACGGGCGTCTCAGAAGAGCGGTTGAAGAATCCAGAGGAATGGATAAATATGATTATCTCCTGATCAATGATGATCTGGAGGAATGTGTTGATACACTTCATGAGACCATCCGGTGTGAGCGCATGCGTACATCCAGGAATCATGATTTTGTATCCAGGATCCAGAAAGAAGCGGAAGCTTTTTTATAA
- a CDS encoding DUF370 domain-containing protein, protein MAKLINVGFGNVVNSRKIVAVVSPDAAPVKRMIQSVKGTRTLIDATQGRKTKAVIVTSDDYLVLSALQPETIARRFSEAYGEETREEGNE, encoded by the coding sequence ATGGCGAAACTCATTAATGTAGGCTTTGGAAATGTTGTCAATTCACGCAAGATCGTGGCTGTGGTAAGTCCGGATGCCGCTCCTGTGAAGCGCATGATACAGAGTGTCAAGGGAACCCGCACCCTGATTGATGCCACACAGGGAAGAAAAACAAAAGCAGTGATCGTTACTTCCGATGATTATCTTGTGCTTTCCGCTCTGCAGCCGGAAACCATTGCCAGGAGATTTTCGGAAGCGTATGGAGAAGAAACGAGGGAGGAAGGAAATGAGTAA
- a CDS encoding YicC/YloC family endoribonuclease, whose product MIKSMTGFGRAEAVSRERKVSVELKSVNHRYLDLNIKMPKRLSYFEGEIRNVMKTYIRRGKVDVFITYEDYTMGGMALKYNAELAREYLGYLNQMSEELGIENDIRVSTLSRYPDVFTMEEQAPDEEELWNFLEGPLHEACRKFVETRQREGANLKQDLLGKLDGLEAKVDVVEKRSPEVVKAYREKLETKMHELLEDNQIDDSRIAAEVILFSDKICNDEETVRLRSHIHGMRKILDEDEGVGRKMDFMAQEMNREANTILSKSNDLTVSNAAIDLKTEIEKIREQIQNIE is encoded by the coding sequence ATGATAAAAAGTATGACCGGCTTTGGCAGGGCAGAAGCAGTTTCCAGAGAACGTAAGGTTTCTGTTGAACTGAAATCCGTCAATCACAGATATCTGGATCTGAACATCAAAATGCCGAAAAGACTCAGCTATTTTGAGGGAGAGATCCGAAATGTGATGAAGACTTATATCCGCCGCGGCAAAGTTGATGTGTTCATCACCTACGAAGACTATACAATGGGCGGAATGGCTCTGAAGTACAATGCAGAGCTGGCAAGGGAATATCTGGGCTATTTGAACCAGATGAGTGAGGAACTGGGGATTGAGAATGATATCCGTGTTTCCACACTTTCCAGATATCCGGATGTGTTTACAATGGAAGAGCAGGCTCCGGATGAGGAAGAGCTCTGGAATTTTCTGGAGGGTCCGCTTCATGAGGCCTGTCGGAAATTTGTGGAGACCCGCCAGCGTGAGGGTGCTAATCTGAAACAGGATCTTCTTGGGAAGCTGGACGGACTGGAAGCAAAGGTCGATGTAGTGGAAAAACGTTCTCCGGAAGTAGTGAAGGCTTATCGGGAGAAACTGGAAACCAAGATGCATGAGCTTCTTGAAGATAACCAGATCGATGATTCCAGGATCGCCGCAGAGGTGATACTTTTTTCAGATAAGATCTGCAATGATGAGGAGACGGTACGTCTTCGAAGCCACATCCACGGAATGAGAAAGATCCTGGATGAGGACGAGGGCGTGGGACGTAAGATGGATTTCATGGCACAGGAGATGAACCGTGAGGCGAACACCATCCTGTCTAAATCCAATGATCTTACCGTATCCAACGCGGCTATCGATCTGAAGACAGAGATCGAGAAGATCCGTGAGCAGATCCAGAATATCGAGTAA
- a CDS encoding Rqc2 family fibronectin-binding protein, translating into MAFDGITVSALVAEIDDNLKGGRINKIAQPENDELLITGKGANGQKRLLLSASASLPLIYFTDKNRISPLTAPNFCMLLRKHIGSARILDVKQPGMERVVEFELEHLNELGDPCRKRLIMELMGKHSNIIFCDEKGMILDSIKHVSSHMSSVREVLPGREYFIPNTRDKENPLTVSEEEFTQHICKKPVNISKALYTSLTGMSPVMAEEICYRASIDGSDAAQSLDETACTHLYHTFLRLMEQIRNREFTPNIVYRGEEPVEYGVFPYQQFGSEYRSETFDSVSVMLETYYATKSLLTRIHQKSSDLRRVVQTALERNRKKYNIQKKQLNDTAKKDKFKVYGELINTYGYGLEEGCRSFKALNYYTNEEITIPLDPTLTPAQNSKKYFDKYGKLKRTEEAVTEQIADTESEISHLESISNALDIARSESDLSQIKEELTEYGYIKRHYTNKKGQKAQPKSKPLHYISSDGFDIYVGKNNFQNDELTFKFATGNDWWFHAKKMAGSHVIVRTKDGELPDRTFEEAGRLAAWYSKGHSAPKVEIDYIQKKHVKKPAGAKPGFVVYYTNYSLMASPDISDLKEVTE; encoded by the coding sequence ATGGCATTTGACGGAATTACAGTTTCTGCTCTCGTGGCAGAGATTGATGATAATTTAAAAGGCGGACGTATCAATAAAATCGCCCAGCCGGAAAACGATGAACTTTTGATCACAGGAAAAGGCGCAAATGGACAGAAACGTCTTCTCTTAAGTGCAAGCGCATCCCTTCCTCTGATCTATTTTACAGATAAGAACCGTATCAGTCCTTTAACTGCACCGAACTTCTGCATGCTTCTCAGAAAGCACATCGGAAGCGCCCGTATCCTTGATGTGAAGCAGCCTGGAATGGAGCGTGTGGTGGAATTTGAGCTGGAGCATCTTAATGAGCTGGGGGATCCCTGCAGAAAGCGTCTGATCATGGAGCTGATGGGCAAGCACAGCAACATCATCTTCTGTGACGAAAAAGGAATGATCCTGGACAGCATCAAGCATGTCTCTTCCCATATGAGCTCTGTCCGTGAGGTTCTTCCCGGAAGAGAATATTTCATTCCCAATACCAGGGATAAAGAAAATCCGCTGACTGTTTCCGAGGAGGAGTTCACACAGCACATCTGTAAAAAACCTGTGAATATTTCCAAGGCACTTTACACTTCACTCACAGGTATGAGCCCGGTAATGGCTGAGGAGATCTGCTACCGTGCATCCATTGACGGAAGCGATGCAGCACAGTCCCTGGATGAGACAGCCTGCACCCATCTTTATCATACCTTTCTCCGCCTTATGGAGCAGATCCGGAACAGAGAATTCACCCCGAATATTGTCTACCGCGGAGAGGAGCCTGTGGAATACGGTGTCTTTCCTTATCAGCAGTTTGGCAGTGAATACCGCAGCGAAACCTTTGACAGTGTTTCTGTTATGCTGGAGACTTATTATGCTACCAAGAGTCTGTTGACACGCATCCACCAGAAATCCTCCGATCTTCGCCGTGTAGTACAGACCGCTCTGGAACGTAACCGAAAAAAATACAACATCCAGAAAAAGCAGCTGAATGATACTGCAAAAAAAGATAAATTCAAGGTCTACGGTGAACTGATCAACACCTACGGATACGGGCTTGAGGAAGGCTGCAGATCCTTTAAGGCACTGAACTATTACACCAATGAGGAGATCACTATTCCTCTTGACCCGACACTGACACCGGCACAGAATTCCAAGAAATATTTTGATAAATACGGAAAGCTGAAGCGTACAGAGGAAGCCGTCACAGAACAGATCGCAGATACGGAAAGTGAGATCTCTCATCTGGAATCTATCTCCAATGCTCTGGATATCGCCAGATCCGAAAGTGACCTTTCCCAGATCAAGGAAGAGCTCACTGAGTACGGCTATATCAAACGCCACTACACTAACAAAAAAGGCCAGAAAGCCCAGCCAAAATCCAAACCGCTCCACTACATATCCAGTGACGGTTTTGATATCTATGTGGGAAAAAACAATTTCCAGAATGATGAGCTGACTTTCAAGTTTGCAACCGGAAATGACTGGTGGTTCCATGCAAAGAAGATGGCTGGTTCCCATGTGATCGTCCGCACTAAAGATGGTGAACTTCCGGACCGTACCTTCGAAGAAGCAGGACGCCTGGCAGCCTGGTACTCCAAAGGGCACTCTGCTCCCAAGGTAGAGATCGATTATATCCAGAAAAAACATGTAAAAAAACCTGCCGGTGCAAAACCCGGTTTCGTTGTTTATTACACCAATTATTCTCTCATGGCTTCTCCGGATATTTCGGATCTGAAAGAGGTCACGGAGTAA
- a CDS encoding AGE family epimerase/isomerase: MNSKYEINTKENREFLKASCEDLLNFGHRFPSPNGGSYYLGDDGTPWKDRNRETWITCRMAHVYSLGLMLGHEGSGELADAALKGLRGELHDEKNGGWYAGVTPEGDIVPNKQCYAHAFVILAASSALTAGRSGAEELLEEALAVYDQYFWNEEEGLACDTWNTEFTVLDDYRGLNANMHTVEAFLAAGDVIGDKKYHIRAGRIIDHVIGWAEDNSWRIPEHFTKEWVADLDCNRDRPDDPFKPYGATPGHGIEWARLITQWALANCGEEKEKLEKYLQAAEKLYTTAIKDGWNADGAPGIVYTTDWNGKPVVRDRMHWTLAEAINTSAVLYHVTGKEKYAKDYAEFMKYLDEVVMDHENGSWFHQLDETNHLKETVWPGKSDLYHALQSTLIPYHKADTSIAPAVEKKLEI, from the coding sequence ATGAACAGCAAATATGAGATTAACACAAAAGAAAACCGGGAATTCCTGAAAGCATCCTGTGAGGATCTTTTGAATTTCGGACATCGGTTTCCTTCACCGAATGGAGGTTCCTATTATCTGGGGGACGACGGAACACCATGGAAGGACAGAAACCGGGAAACCTGGATCACCTGTCGTATGGCTCATGTATACAGTCTGGGTCTGATGCTTGGCCATGAGGGAAGCGGAGAACTTGCGGATGCGGCATTGAAAGGTCTGAGGGGAGAGCTTCACGATGAAAAAAACGGTGGCTGGTATGCAGGTGTAACACCGGAAGGAGATATTGTGCCCAATAAACAGTGTTATGCCCATGCATTTGTGATCCTAGCTGCATCTTCCGCACTGACAGCCGGAAGGTCCGGGGCGGAGGAACTCCTTGAGGAGGCTCTGGCTGTTTATGATCAGTATTTCTGGAATGAAGAGGAGGGGCTGGCCTGCGATACCTGGAATACGGAATTTACCGTGCTGGATGATTACCGTGGATTAAATGCCAATATGCACACGGTAGAGGCTTTTCTGGCAGCTGGAGATGTTATTGGAGATAAGAAATATCATATCCGTGCAGGCAGGATCATTGATCATGTAATTGGATGGGCAGAAGATAATAGCTGGAGGATTCCGGAACATTTTACGAAGGAATGGGTGGCAGATCTTGACTGCAACCGTGACCGTCCGGATGATCCGTTCAAGCCATATGGAGCGACACCGGGCCATGGAATCGAATGGGCAAGACTGATCACACAGTGGGCACTTGCAAACTGCGGAGAAGAGAAAGAAAAACTGGAAAAATATCTCCAGGCAGCAGAGAAACTTTACACAACAGCAATAAAAGACGGCTGGAATGCAGATGGTGCACCGGGAATTGTATACACGACAGATTGGAATGGCAAACCGGTGGTACGTGACCGTATGCACTGGACTCTTGCAGAAGCGATCAATACCTCTGCAGTTCTTTATCATGTGACCGGTAAGGAGAAATATGCGAAAGATTATGCTGAGTTTATGAAGTACCTGGATGAAGTGGTCATGGATCACGAAAACGGTTCCTGGTTTCACCAACTGGATGAGACAAATCATCTGAAGGAAACTGTATGGCCGGGAAAATCCGATCTGTATCATGCGTTGCAGTCCACACTGATCCCGTATCATAAAGCAGATACATCCATTGCACCGGCAGTGGAGAAAAAACTGGAGATCTGA